One window from the genome of Cricetulus griseus strain 17A/GY chromosome 2, alternate assembly CriGri-PICRH-1.0, whole genome shotgun sequence encodes:
- the Mc4r gene encoding melanocortin receptor 4 — translation MNSTHHHGMYTSLHLWNRSSHGLQGNTSESPGKGYSDGGCYEQLFVSPEVFVTLGVISLLENILVIVAIAKNKNLHSPMYFFICSLAVADMLVSVSNGSETIVITLLNSTDTDAQSFTVNIDNVIDSVICSSLLASICSLLSIAVDRYFTIFYALQYHNIMTVKRVGIIISCIWAACTVSGILFIIYSDSSAVIICLITMFFTMLVLMASLYVHMFLMARLHIKRIAVLPGTGTIRQGANMKGAITLTILIGVFVVCWAPFFLHLLFYISCPQNPYCVCFMSHFNLYLILIMCNAIIDPLIYALRSQELRKTFKEIICFYPLGGICDWSGRY, via the coding sequence ATGAACTCCACCCACCATCATGGCATGTATACCTCCCTCCACCTCTGGAACCGCAGCAGCCACGGGCTGCAAGGCAATACCAGCGAGTCCCCGGGGAAGGGGTACTCAGATGGAGGATGCTATGAGCAACTTTTTGTCTCCCCCGAGGTGTTTGTGACTCTGGGTGTCATAAGCCTGCTAGAGAACATTCTAGTGATCGTGGCAATAGCCAAGAACAAGAACCTGCACTCACCCATGTACTTTTTCATCTGTAGCCTGGCTGTGGCAGATATGCTGGTGAGCGTTTCGAACGGTTCGGAAACCATCGTCATCACCCTGTTAAACAGCACTGATACGGACGCGCAGAGCTTCACCGTGAATATTGACAATGTCATTGACTCTGTGATCTGTAGTTCCTTGCTTGCATCCATTTGCAGCCTGCTTTCCATTGCAGTGGACAGGTATTTCACTATCTTTTATGCACTCCAGTACCATAACATTATGACAGTTAAGCGGGTCGGGATCATCATAAGTTGTATCTGGGCAGCTTGCACGGTGTCGGGCATCCTCTTCATCATTTACTCGGACAGCAGCGCTGTCATCATTTGCCTCATCACCATGTTCTTCACCATGCTGGTTCTCATGGCCTCTCTCTATGTCCACATGTTCCTGATGGCGAGGCTTCACATTAAGAGGATTGCTGTCCTCCCCGGCACTGGCACCATCCGCCAGGGTGCCAACATGAAGGGGGCAATTACACTGACCATCCTCATTGGGGTCTTCGTTGTCTGCTGggcccctttcttcctccacttACTGTTCTACATCTCTTGCCCCCAGAATCCATACTGTGTGTGCTTCATGTCTCATTTCAACCTGTATCTCATACTGATCATGTGTAATGCCATCATTGACCCTCTCATTTATGCGCTCCGGAGTCAAGAACTGAGGAAAACCTTCAAAGAAATCATCTGCTTCTATCCCCTGGGAGGCATCTGTGACTGGTCTGGCAGGTATTAA